From Candidatus Thermoplasmatota archaeon, the proteins below share one genomic window:
- a CDS encoding DUF4430 domain-containing protein yields the protein MRNEKSIMAAVIIAASVMVLVSAIGIYMAKSGGVNSEPVTASIKINFGNGTVWTYPNISVAGSNATVFGLLMEAAHEGRFNVEYTYYGQYDSIFVDSIAGIVNGEENNYWQYWMNGEYGIVGADKQPVGDNDDIEWKFTTFS from the coding sequence ATGAGAAATGAAAAAAGTATTATGGCGGCAGTGATAATTGCTGCATCGGTCATGGTTTTGGTCTCGGCTATAGGAATTTATATGGCTAAAAGTGGCGGTGTGAACAGTGAGCCGGTTACCGCATCAATAAAAATAAACTTTGGAAACGGAACAGTATGGACTTATCCAAATATATCTGTAGCGGGCAGTAACGCAACGGTTTTCGGCCTTCTTATGGAAGCTGCACATGAAGGAAGATTTAATGTTGAGTATACTTACTACGGCCAATATGACAGTATCTTTGTAGATTCAATTGCTGGCATTGTAAATGGTGAGGAAAATAACTATTGGCAGTATTGGATGAACGGGGAATATGGAATTGTGGGGGCGGACAAACAGCCCGTTGGCGATAATGATGATATTGAATGGAAATTTACCACATTTAGTTAA
- a CDS encoding DUF6580 family putative transport protein gives MIRDDKRWLTALSLIFFGVAGRIFLRNLLPNTPHIYMTINGITQPVFMMDMFFIVAAVSLFSGLLLGGYYSFIVPLSVMLITDFYYGNDYIFLFTWSGFAFIGLLGYLTNKGVPSVAKIAGIGLGSVLAYDLWTNFGCWLGWYPHTLNGMVTCFILALPFTLWHLLSTVLFVTVLSIPLIYVKNAMKNTVIKPIEKYSTVTVSAFLAFLGFLTIL, from the coding sequence ATGATAAGGGATGATAAAAGATGGTTGACTGCGTTGTCACTAATATTCTTTGGTGTTGCTGGTAGAATTTTTTTGAGGAATTTGCTTCCCAACACGCCCCATATATACATGACCATAAACGGCATAACACAGCCTGTTTTCATGATGGATATGTTCTTTATCGTGGCGGCAGTTTCGCTTTTCAGTGGATTACTGCTTGGCGGGTACTACAGTTTCATAGTTCCTTTGAGTGTAATGCTTATTACAGACTTTTACTATGGAAACGACTATATCTTTTTATTCACATGGTCAGGATTTGCCTTTATAGGCCTGCTTGGATATCTGACAAATAAAGGAGTTCCATCTGTGGCAAAGATTGCAGGCATCGGACTGGGAAGTGTGCTTGCCTATGATTTATGGACAAACTTTGGATGCTGGCTTGGTTGGTATCCCCATACGCTGAACGGGATGGTAACATGCTTTATTCTTGCTTTGCCATTTACTCTGTGGCATCTGCTTTCTACGGTATTGTTTGTAACTGTACTTTCCATACCTCTGATTTACGTAAAGAATGCAATGAAGAATACCGTTATAAAGCCCATTGAAAAATATTCAACCGTCACCGTATCTGCATTTCTTGCATTCCTCGGATTTTTGACCATATTGTAA
- a CDS encoding C25 family cysteine peptidase: MRISGTFWKFIGITIALSFTVTSFSSTAISDENNNEMNLNYCFEKPHIKKVCGESEYDNIKIEGCRSYDFSGVKLPVKPLHILIPQGFKVCDIKIEKADKIDLFSLYSEAGNGESISVNGTIPDRDFILVGTYRFRGYEILVLNLCPVKYTSDGGIFYWKHMTVNIGLQETSSKPFRGLPRDREIVMRMVDNPGIVESYRNSATITNTYEYIVITGSELKNASGSYNFQDLVDSKISKGINAKIVTVEEIVNNQTYWANGTWGDNNPSNPFYQSEITKNFSKYNDTQAKIRNFIRYTYFNLGTNYILLGGDADGGNKGNNIVPARRLYANETGLPLNGNLGFEEDDIPSDLYYACLDGNFNYDMDDSWGENASRNDLANVDEADFCSEIWIGRACVDSPREVENFVMKTLAYEQSNDSYTSKVLFLGEYLGFPGISKYGGNYKDVIKPYIPSQYDLTTMYDRDWPGFDPGDPWGTGWDKYDLMNVLNNDTPCIINHDGHGFVNYGLRLRTSDIETLTNGRYFFIYSQTCLAGSFDNCYNEHYYTNDCAAEYFTVETAHGAFAVIMNARYGLGSEDTLDSPSGHYDESFFKALFTAGIKELGGANHYSKEDNIWRINENGMRWACYETNLFGDPEVAIKQPSMGISIMRPENGFYLFDNGPLFPTDKTIAIGGITIKVNATALSPDAIDRVEFYVDGVLKATDNHSPYEWKWKEFAIGMHTVKVIGYTETGDTDSEEMEIFVICL; this comes from the coding sequence ATGAGGATAAGCGGGACTTTTTGGAAATTTATCGGTATAACTATTGCACTTTCGTTTACAGTTACATCCTTTTCGTCTACGGCCATTTCTGATGAAAATAACAATGAAATGAATCTGAATTACTGCTTCGAGAAGCCGCATATCAAGAAAGTATGTGGAGAATCAGAATACGATAATATAAAAATCGAAGGTTGCCGTTCCTATGATTTTAGCGGAGTCAAATTGCCCGTCAAACCCCTGCACATTTTGATTCCCCAGGGATTCAAAGTCTGTGATATAAAAATTGAGAAGGCCGACAAGATCGATCTTTTTTCATTGTACTCCGAAGCTGGGAACGGAGAAAGCATTTCCGTCAATGGCACAATTCCAGACAGAGATTTCATACTGGTGGGAACATACAGATTTAGGGGATATGAAATACTTGTCCTTAACCTCTGTCCTGTGAAATACACTTCCGATGGGGGAATTTTTTATTGGAAGCACATGACAGTTAACATAGGGCTGCAAGAGACTTCATCTAAGCCGTTCAGGGGATTGCCCCGAGATAGAGAAATTGTAATGAGGATGGTTGACAATCCTGGTATCGTAGAAAGTTATCGTAACTCGGCGACAATTACAAACACATATGAGTATATTGTAATAACCGGTAGCGAATTAAAAAATGCATCCGGCAGCTATAATTTCCAGGATCTGGTAGATTCCAAAATATCTAAAGGAATTAATGCCAAAATTGTAACCGTAGAAGAAATAGTCAACAATCAAACTTATTGGGCAAATGGCACATGGGGCGACAATAATCCATCGAACCCGTTTTACCAGAGTGAAATAACAAAGAATTTCTCTAAATACAATGATACGCAGGCAAAGATAAGAAACTTTATCCGCTATACCTATTTTAACCTTGGAACCAACTACATTTTGCTGGGAGGAGACGCCGACGGAGGTAATAAGGGTAACAATATCGTCCCTGCCCGCCGCCTTTATGCCAATGAAACCGGGCTGCCTCTCAACGGCAATTTGGGTTTTGAAGAAGATGATATTCCATCTGATCTTTATTACGCCTGCTTGGACGGGAATTTCAACTACGATATGGATGACAGCTGGGGAGAAAATGCATCCAGAAATGATCTGGCAAATGTAGATGAGGCAGATTTTTGCTCGGAGATATGGATCGGAAGGGCATGTGTTGATTCTCCACGGGAGGTAGAAAATTTTGTTATGAAAACTCTGGCGTATGAACAGAGCAATGACTCATATACAAGCAAAGTATTATTTCTGGGAGAATACCTCGGATTTCCAGGCATATCAAAATATGGGGGGAATTATAAAGACGTTATAAAACCCTATATCCCTTCCCAATATGATTTGACTACAATGTACGACAGAGACTGGCCAGGTTTTGATCCCGGAGACCCGTGGGGTACAGGATGGGATAAATATGATCTCATGAATGTGCTGAATAATGATACTCCCTGCATTATCAACCATGATGGTCATGGCTTTGTAAATTACGGTCTGAGGCTGCGCACCTCGGATATTGAAACATTGACTAATGGTCGATATTTTTTCATATATTCTCAAACATGCCTTGCAGGCTCGTTCGATAATTGTTACAATGAACATTATTATACCAATGATTGTGCAGCAGAATATTTTACTGTTGAGACTGCCCACGGGGCATTTGCCGTTATAATGAATGCCCGCTATGGCTTGGGGAGTGAAGACACTCTCGACTCACCGTCAGGGCATTACGATGAATCATTTTTTAAAGCTTTATTTACTGCTGGCATAAAGGAACTCGGAGGGGCAAACCATTACTCAAAAGAGGATAACATATGGCGTATCAATGAAAACGGTATGAGATGGGCATGTTACGAAACAAATTTGTTTGGCGACCCTGAGGTAGCAATAAAACAACCAAGTATGGGCATAAGCATAATGAGACCAGAGAATGGATTTTATTTATTTGATAACGGACCTCTCTTTCCCACTGATAAAACAATAGCCATAGGGGGAATAACGATAAAGGTAAATGCAACCGCTCTCTCCCCAGATGCGATTGATAGGGTTGAATTCTATGTTGATGGAGTGCTAAAGGCCACTGATAATCACTCACCCTATGAATGGAAATGGAAGGAATTTGCAATAGGAATGCATACCGTAAAAGTTATCGGCTATACGGAAACGGGAGATACAGATAGTGAGGAGATGGAAATATTCGTTATATGTCTATAA
- a CDS encoding nucleotidyltransferase, with amino-acid sequence MIPISAIIFLILILIVILASAIKIVREYERGVIFRLGRLLGAKGPGVFFIIPLFDNMVKIDLRENVLDVPSQDAITSDNVPVRVNAVVYLRVMNPEDAVVRIRNYMVATSQMAQTTLRSVIGEVELDEVLREREKINRRLQNILDEATDEWGVKVTAVETKDVEIPEGMQKAMAKAAEAERERRARIIAAEGELQASEKLAKAAKVISEEEGGLQLRFLQTASDVASKGSTTVLLPIPIDLLKLFEKKKEE; translated from the coding sequence ATGATACCCATATCGGCAATAATATTCTTGATATTGATTTTGATTGTTATACTGGCGTCTGCAATAAAAATTGTGCGGGAATATGAAAGAGGAGTAATTTTTCGGCTCGGTCGGCTTCTGGGTGCGAAAGGCCCCGGCGTGTTTTTTATTATACCATTATTCGACAACATGGTCAAAATCGACCTCAGAGAAAATGTGCTCGACGTGCCTTCTCAAGATGCAATAACTTCAGATAATGTCCCTGTGCGCGTAAATGCTGTGGTGTATCTCCGTGTAATGAACCCGGAAGATGCGGTCGTACGTATCCGAAATTATATGGTTGCAACATCCCAGATGGCACAGACCACACTGCGGAGTGTAATCGGCGAGGTGGAGCTTGACGAAGTGCTGAGGGAAAGGGAAAAAATAAACCGGCGTTTGCAGAACATCCTCGACGAGGCAACAGACGAGTGGGGCGTGAAAGTTACCGCAGTAGAAACAAAAGATGTTGAAATTCCAGAGGGAATGCAGAAGGCGATGGCAAAGGCAGCCGAAGCAGAGAGAGAAAGAAGAGCAAGAATTATTGCCGCTGAAGGAGAGCTGCAGGCATCGGAGAAACTGGCTAAAGCAGCAAAGGTGATAAGTGAGGAAGAAGGAGGGCTTCAGTTGAGGTTCTTGCAAACTGCATCGGATGTGGCATCAAAAGGATCGACGACTGTTCTCCTTCCAATTCCTATTGACCTACTTAAACTATTTGAAAAAAAGAAGGAGGAATAA